A single Drosophila ananassae strain 14024-0371.13 chromosome 3L, ASM1763931v2, whole genome shotgun sequence DNA region contains:
- the LOC6494271 gene encoding vitamin K epoxide reductase complex subunit 1, whose product MNRARTTSTRLRWICAFGLAISLYSLYVKLKLGKDENYKPICDVADYVSCSLVFKSNYGDNFGFNTKLFYEQIPKNLNQPNGAIGCVFYLLYFLSSFFEHRWLCVAQLIICSFTLILCFYLGFLLVFVFYNCCVVCVTIYIIQTWLFLEVFRRYKRLYMNK is encoded by the exons ATGAACCGGGCCAGGACAACCTCGACTCGTCTGCGCTGGATTTGTGCTTTTGGCCTGGCCATATCCTTGTACTCCTTGTACGTGAAACTCAAACTCGGCAAGGACGAAAACTACAAACCGATTTGTGATGTGGCGGATTATGTTAGCTGCTCATTGGTTTTCAAATCAAA CTATGGAGATAACTTTGGTTTCAATACAAAATTGTTTTACGAACAAATCCCCAAAAACCTGAACCAGCCGAATGGAGCCATCGGATGTGTCTTCtacttgttgtattttttaagcT CCTTTTTTGAACATCGATGGCTTTGTGTGGCTCAACTGATAATATGTTCTTTCACCTTaattctttgtttttatttaggtTTCCTgctagtttttgttttctacaATTGCTGTGTGGTTTGTGTTACTATTTATATTATTCAAACCTGGTTGTTCCTGGAGGTATTCAGACGCTACAAACGTCTCTATATGAACaaataa
- the LOC6496288 gene encoding superoxide dismutase [Mn], mitochondrial, which yields MFVARKITQTAGQLVRGKHSLPKLPYDYAALEPIICREIMELHHQKHHQTYVNNLNAAEEQLEEAKAKSDTTKLIQLAPALRFNGGGHINHTIFWQNLSPNKSSPSDDLKKAIESQWKSFDDFKKELSALTVAVQGSGWGWLGYNKKSGKLQLAALPNQDPLEASTGLIPLFGIDVWEHAYYLQYKNVRPSYVEAIWDIANWDDISCRFQEAKKLSC from the exons ATGTTTGTAGCACGCAAAATAACTCAGACAGCTGG CCAGTTGGTGCGCGGCAAGCACTCACTCCCCAAGCTCCCTTACGACTATGCCGCCTTGGAACCGATCATCTGCCGCGAGATCATGGAGCTGCACCACCAGAAGCACCACCAGACCTACGTCAACAACCTGAACGCGGCCGAggagcagctggaggaggccaAGGCAAAGAGCGACACCACCAAGCTGATCCAGCTGGCCCCAGCCCTTAGATTCAACGGTGGCGGACACATCAACCACACAATCTTCTGGCAGAATCTCTCGCCCAACAAGAGCTCTCCCAGCGACGACCTGAAGAAGGCTATCGAGTCACAATGGAAGAGCTTCGATGACTTCAAGAAGGAGCTTTCTGCCCTTACCGTCGCTGTTCAGGGCTCTGGCTGGGGCTGGCTAGGCTACAACAAGAAGTCCGGCAAACTCCAGCTGGCGGCTCTGCCCAATCAGGACCCTCTGGAGGCCTCCACTGGGCTGATCCCTCTCTTCGGCATTGACGTCTGGGAGCATGCCTACTACTTGCAGTATAAGAACGTGCGCCCCTCCTACGTAGAGGCCATCTGGGACATTGCTAACTGGGACGACATCTCCTGCCGGTTCCAGGAGGCTAAGAAACTCAGCTGCTAA
- the LOC6494272 gene encoding pro-resilin isoform X2 has product MFKLLGLTLLMAVMVLGRPEPPVNSYLPPSDSYGAPGQSGPGGSGGGQSGPGGRPSDSYGAPGGGSGGRPSDSYGAPGLGGGQGGGFGGKPSDSYGAPGNGNGNGNGNGGRPSSSYGAPGLGGGQGGGFGGKPSDSYGAPGSGNGNGGRPSSSYGAPGQGQGGYSNGGNGNGNGNGGRPSSTYGAPGQGRPSDTYGAPGQGGNGGRPSDSYGAPGQGGNGGRPSDSYGAPGQGGNGGRPSSSYGAPGQGQGGQGGFGGRPSDTYGAPGQNGNGGRPSSSYGAPGSGPGGRPSDSYGPPASGAGAGGAGGSGPGLPGGGGADYDNDEPAKYEFNYQVEDAPSGLSFGHSEMRDGDFTTGQYNVLLPDGRKQIVEYEADQQGYRPQIRYEGDANDGSGASGPGGQNLGPDGYSNGRPGNGNGNGNGNGNGGYSGGRPGGQDLGPGGYSNGRPGGQDFGPSGYSGGRPGGQDLGAGGYSNGRPGGQDFGPGGYSSGRPGGNGNGNGNGNGNGNGDGRVIIGGRVIGGQDGGDQGYSGGRPGGQDLGRDGYSSGRPGGGRSNGQDKQDGQGYSSGKPGGQGRNGFGPGGQNGDNDGSGYRY; this is encoded by the exons ATGTTCAAGTTACTCGGTTTGACGCTGCTAATGGCGGTCATGGTCCTTGGAAGGCCGGAGCCGCCAGTTAACTCCTACCTCCCGCCCTCCGACAGCTACGGTGCTCCGGGCCAGAGTGGTCCTGGTGGTAGCGGTGGTGGCCAGTCAGGCCCGGGCGGCAGACCGTCGGACTCGTACGGAGCTCCTGGTGGCGGCAGCGGTGGACGTCCCTCGGATAGCTACGGCGCTCCTGGCCTGGGTGGAGGTCAGGGTGGCGGTTTTGGCGGCAAACCCTCTGACTCCTATGGAGCTCCTGGTAACGGAAATGGCAACGGAAACGGCAATGGCGGTCGTCCTTCTAGCAGCTATGGTGCTCCTGGCTTGGGTGGAGGCCAGGGTGGCGGCTTTGGCGGCAAACCCTCGGACTCTTACGGTGCTCCTGGATCTGGCAACGGCAACGGAGGTCGTCCATCTAGCAGCTACGGAGCTCCTGGTCAGGGACAAGGCGGATACTCCAACGGTGGAAACGGCaatggcaacggcaacggcggTCGTCCCTCAAGCACTTACGGAGCTCCTGGACAAGGTCGTCCTTCAGACACATACGGTGCTCCTGGACAGGGTGGAAACGGAGGACGCCCCTCGGACTCTTACGGTGCTCCAGGACAAGGTGGCAACGGCGGACGCCCCTCGGACTCCTACGGTGCTCCAGGACAAGGTGGCAACGGCGGTCGCCCCTCCAGCAGCTATGGTGCTCCTGGTCAGGGTCAAGGCGGTCAGGGAGGATTCGGAGGACGTCCTTCGGATACATACGGTGCTCCAGGTCAGAACGGTAACGGTGGACGTCCCTCGAGTAGCTACGGAGCTCCAGGATCAGGACCTGGTGGCCGACCCTCGGACTCCTATGGACCCCCGGCCTCGGGAGCAGGCGCTGGCGGAGCTGGAGGCAGTGGACCCGGTTTGCCAGGCGGCGGTGGCGCCGATTACGACAACGAT GAGCCCGCCAAGTACGAATTTAATTACCAGGTTGAGGACGCGCCCAGCGGACTCTCGTTCGGGCATTCAGAGATGCGCGACGGTGACTTCACCACCGGCCAGTACAATGTCCTGTTGCCCGACGGAAGGAAGCAA ATCGTGGAGTACGAGGCCGATCAGCAGGGTTACAGGCCACAGATTCGCTACGAGGGCGATGCTAATGATGGCAGCGGTGCCAGCGGCCCTGGTGGCCAGAACTTGGGACCTGATGGCTATTCCAACGGTCGTCCTGGCAACGGTAACGGCaatggcaacggcaacggcaacggcggATACTCTGGCGGACGTCCTGGCGGTCAGGATTTGGGACCTGGTGGTTACTCTAACGGTCGTCCCGGTGGTCAGGACTTTGGTCCCAGCGGTTACTCCGGTGGACGTCCAGGAGGCCAGGACTTGGGTGCCGGCGGTTACTCTAATGGTCGTCCCGGTGGTCAGGACTTCGGACCCGGTGGCTACTCCAGTGGCAGGCCCGGcggcaatggcaatggcaacggcaacggaaatggaaatggaaacggTGACGGACGAGTGATCATCGGTGGACGCGTTATTGGCGGTCAGGATGGCGGTGATCAGGGCTACTCCGGCGGACGTCCCGGTGGCCAGGACCTCGGACGCGACGGTTACTCCAGTGGCCGGCCAGGAGGTGGCCGTTCCAACGGACAGGACAAGCAGGATGGTCAGGGCTACTCCAGCGGCAAGCCCGGCGGCCAGGGCAGGAACGGATTCGGTCCCGGTGGCCAGAACGGCGACAACGATGGCAGCGGTTACCGGTACTAG
- the LOC6494272 gene encoding pro-resilin isoform X1, producing the protein MFKLLGLTLLMAVMVLGRPEPPVNSYLPPSDSYGAPGQSGPGGSGGGQSGPGGRPSDSYGAPGGGSGGRPSDSYGAPGLGGGQGGGFGGKPSDSYGAPGNGNGNGNGNGGRPSSSYGAPGLGGGQGGGFGGKPSDSYGAPGSGNGNGGRPSSSYGAPGQGQGGYSNGGNGNGNGNGGRPSSTYGAPGQGRPSDTYGAPGQGGNGGRPSDSYGAPGQGGNGGRPSDSYGAPGQGGNGGRPSSSYGAPGQGQGGQGGFGGRPSDTYGAPGQNGNGGRPSSSYGAPGSGPGGRPSDSYGPPASGAGAGGAGGSGPGLPGGGGADYDNDIVEYEADQQGYRPQIRYEGDANDGSGASGPGGQNLGPDGYSNGRPGNGNGNGNGNGNGGYSGGRPGGQDLGPGGYSNGRPGGQDFGPSGYSGGRPGGQDLGAGGYSNGRPGGQDFGPGGYSSGRPGGNGNGNGNGNGNGNGDGRVIIGGRVIGGQDGGDQGYSGGRPGGQDLGRDGYSSGRPGGGRSNGQDKQDGQGYSSGKPGGQGRNGFGPGGQNGDNDGSGYRY; encoded by the exons ATGTTCAAGTTACTCGGTTTGACGCTGCTAATGGCGGTCATGGTCCTTGGAAGGCCGGAGCCGCCAGTTAACTCCTACCTCCCGCCCTCCGACAGCTACGGTGCTCCGGGCCAGAGTGGTCCTGGTGGTAGCGGTGGTGGCCAGTCAGGCCCGGGCGGCAGACCGTCGGACTCGTACGGAGCTCCTGGTGGCGGCAGCGGTGGACGTCCCTCGGATAGCTACGGCGCTCCTGGCCTGGGTGGAGGTCAGGGTGGCGGTTTTGGCGGCAAACCCTCTGACTCCTATGGAGCTCCTGGTAACGGAAATGGCAACGGAAACGGCAATGGCGGTCGTCCTTCTAGCAGCTATGGTGCTCCTGGCTTGGGTGGAGGCCAGGGTGGCGGCTTTGGCGGCAAACCCTCGGACTCTTACGGTGCTCCTGGATCTGGCAACGGCAACGGAGGTCGTCCATCTAGCAGCTACGGAGCTCCTGGTCAGGGACAAGGCGGATACTCCAACGGTGGAAACGGCaatggcaacggcaacggcggTCGTCCCTCAAGCACTTACGGAGCTCCTGGACAAGGTCGTCCTTCAGACACATACGGTGCTCCTGGACAGGGTGGAAACGGAGGACGCCCCTCGGACTCTTACGGTGCTCCAGGACAAGGTGGCAACGGCGGACGCCCCTCGGACTCCTACGGTGCTCCAGGACAAGGTGGCAACGGCGGTCGCCCCTCCAGCAGCTATGGTGCTCCTGGTCAGGGTCAAGGCGGTCAGGGAGGATTCGGAGGACGTCCTTCGGATACATACGGTGCTCCAGGTCAGAACGGTAACGGTGGACGTCCCTCGAGTAGCTACGGAGCTCCAGGATCAGGACCTGGTGGCCGACCCTCGGACTCCTATGGACCCCCGGCCTCGGGAGCAGGCGCTGGCGGAGCTGGAGGCAGTGGACCCGGTTTGCCAGGCGGCGGTGGCGCCGATTACGACAACGAT ATCGTGGAGTACGAGGCCGATCAGCAGGGTTACAGGCCACAGATTCGCTACGAGGGCGATGCTAATGATGGCAGCGGTGCCAGCGGCCCTGGTGGCCAGAACTTGGGACCTGATGGCTATTCCAACGGTCGTCCTGGCAACGGTAACGGCaatggcaacggcaacggcaacggcggATACTCTGGCGGACGTCCTGGCGGTCAGGATTTGGGACCTGGTGGTTACTCTAACGGTCGTCCCGGTGGTCAGGACTTTGGTCCCAGCGGTTACTCCGGTGGACGTCCAGGAGGCCAGGACTTGGGTGCCGGCGGTTACTCTAATGGTCGTCCCGGTGGTCAGGACTTCGGACCCGGTGGCTACTCCAGTGGCAGGCCCGGcggcaatggcaatggcaacggcaacggaaatggaaatggaaacggTGACGGACGAGTGATCATCGGTGGACGCGTTATTGGCGGTCAGGATGGCGGTGATCAGGGCTACTCCGGCGGACGTCCCGGTGGCCAGGACCTCGGACGCGACGGTTACTCCAGTGGCCGGCCAGGAGGTGGCCGTTCCAACGGACAGGACAAGCAGGATGGTCAGGGCTACTCCAGCGGCAAGCCCGGCGGCCAGGGCAGGAACGGATTCGGTCCCGGTGGCCAGAACGGCGACAACGATGGCAGCGGTTACCGGTACTAG
- the LOC26515446 gene encoding uncharacterized protein LOC26515446, whose protein sequence is MCAFGYLLFFALLLTTILVLSIIFATTSKRSMLDSFILVFNYTQELQQEHEMNQQETQQQQHQQTDYQQQPQMFLKQKIF, encoded by the coding sequence ATGTGCGCTTTTggttatttattgtttttcgcCTTATTGTTAACCACAATTCTGGTGCTGTCGATAATATTCGCCACCACTTCCAAGCGATCCATGTTGGATAGTTTTATCCTAGTATTCAATTACACACAGGAATTGCAACAAGAACACGAAATGAACCAGCAGGAgacccaacaacaacaacaccagcaAACGGACTACCAACAGCAGCCCCAAAtgtttttgaaacaaaaaatattttga
- the LOC6494270 gene encoding actin-like protein 53D, which translates to MSTFYVPSHIRIDITDRRAQNILYKYLMLPSADMSSDDESSSPNTAVVIDNGSGVCKAGFSTENTPSVVFPSIVGRPRHLNVLVDSRIHDSMVGEAAASKRGMLTLRYPIEHGVVRNWDDMEKIWKHTYDLLRADSQDYPVLLTEAPLNPKKNREKMTEIMFENFQVPALYVAIQAVLSLYATGRTVGIVVDSGDGVTHTVPIYEGYALPHACMRIDLAGRDLTDYLCKLLLERGLKMSTSAEREIVRDIKEKLCYVSMNYTNEMGLEQGQPRTLGDSKIFAEREDVYELPDGQKISLGSERFRCPEALFQPSLLGQEVMGIHEATYQSILHCDMDLRKDMYSNIVLSGGTTMFRNIEHRFMQDLTEMAPSSIRIKITASPERRFSVWTGGSVLASLTSFQNMWIDNREYEEVGPTIVHRKCF; encoded by the exons ATGTCCACATTCTATGTGCCTTCTCATATTAGAATCGATATAACCGATAGACGGGCACAGAATATTCTCTACAAATATCTAATGTTAC CCTCTGCAGACATGAGCAGTGATGACGAGAGCTCTTCCCCCAACACAGCCGTGGTCATCGACAATGGTTCCGGTGTGTGTAAGGCGGGGTTTTCCACCGAAAACACCCCCAGTGTGGTTTTCCCCTCCATTGTGGGCCGACCTCGTCACCTTAATGTGCTTGTGGATTCCCGAATCCATGATAGTATGGTCGGAGAGGCGGCTGCCAGTAAGAGGGGCATGCTCACGCTGAGGTATCCGATTGAGCACGGGGTGGTCAGGAACTGGGATGACATGGAGAAGATCTGGAAACACACATACGACTTGTTGCGAGCTGATTCCCAAGATTACCCGGTGCTTTTAACCGAGGCCCCTCTTAATCCCAAAAAGAACCGAGAAAAGATGACTGAGATCATGTTTGAAAACTTCCAGGTGCCGGCTCTCTACGTGGCCATTCAAGCGGTCCTATCTCTCTACGCCACCGGGCGCACTGTGGGTATTGTGGTGGACTCTGGGGACGGGGTGACCCACACGGTTCCCATCTACGAAGGCTATGCCCTGCCGCACGCCTGTATGCGAATAGATTTGGCTGGCAGGGATCTCACGGATTATCTGTGCAAGCTGCTCCTGGAAAGGGGCTTGAAAATGAGCACCAGTGCTGAGCGGGAAATCGTTAGGGACATCAAGGAAAAACTCTGCTACGTGTCGATGAACTATACCAACGAGATGGGCCTGGAGCAGGGGCAGCCAAGAACTCTGGGGGATTCCAAGATCTTTGCAGAGCGAGAAGATGTCTACGAATTGCCAGATGGCCAGAAGATCAGTCTTGGCAGCGAGAGATTCCGTTGTCCGGAGGCACTGTTCCAGCCCAGTTTATTAGGTCAGGAGGTGATGGGCATCCACGAGGCCACTTACCAGTCCATCCTCCACTGCGACATGGATCTGCGTAAGGACATGTACTCGAACATAGTCCTCTCCGGAGGCACTACCATGTTCCGCAACATCGAGCACCGATTCATGCAGGATCTAACCGAGATGGCTCCTTCCTCCATCCGCATCAAGATCACCGCCAGTCCAGAGCGGAGATTCTCCGTTTGGACGGGTGGCTCTGTGCTGGCATCTCTTACCAGTTTCCAGAACATGTGGATCGACAATAGGGAGTACGAGGAAGTGGGTCCTACCATTGTGCACCGCAAATGCTTTTAA